The following DNA comes from Amycolatopsis albispora.
GAGGTAGTCCACGCCCACCTCCACGCCGAGCCCGTGCGGGCCGGTGGGGGACAGGGACACCACGGTGCCGCGCCTGCCCGGCCCGTTGCGCCGTTCGGGCTCACCCTCGGCGACCAGCCCGGCCGCGATCAGCGCGTCGACCACGCTGGACACGGTCGCCTTGGTCAGCCCGGTGGCCGCGGCCAGCCCGGCCCGCGAGACCCCGGGGCCGTCGGCGATCGCCCGCAGCACGAGGGCGGAGTTGTGCTGGCGCACGGTGTGCTGTCCGGCGGGCCCGATCATCGGGCGATTGTATTCGTTCGATGCCTGAACGAAAGCCTTGACCCGGCTGCCGCGCCGCCGATAAGTTCAGGCATCAAACTTATTCATGGAGGCGTGATGACGCAGGCACCGACGCGCGAGGACAAGTTCAGCTTCGGGCTGTGGACGGTGGGCTGGCAGGCGAACGACATGTTCGGCTCGGCCAGCCGTCCGCCGCTGGACGCGGTGGAGGCCGTGCACCGGCTCTCCGAGCTCGGCGCCTGGGGCATCACCTTCCACGACGACGACCTGATCCCGTTCGGCTCGGCCGACGACGAGCGCGAGCGGCGGCTCAAGCGCTTCCGGGCGGCGCTGGCCGAGACCGGGATGGTGGTGCCGACGGTCACCACGAACCTGTTCAGCCACCCGATCTTCAAGGACGGCGGCCTGACCAGCAACGACCGCGCGGTCCGCCGGTTCGCGCTGCGCAAGGTCATGCGCAACATGGAGCTGGCCGCCGAGCTGGGCGCGTCCACCTACGTGCTCTGGGGCGGCCGCGAAGGCGCCGAGACCGACGCCGCCAAGGACATCAAGGCGGCGATGGACCGCTACCGCGAGGGCATCGACTTCCTCGCGCAGTACGTGCTCGACCAGGGCCTCGGCCTGCGCCTCGCGCTCGAGCCGAAGCCGAACGAGCCGCGTGGCGACATCCTGCTGCCCACCGTCGGCCACGCGCTGGCGTTCATCTCCACCCTGCAGAACCACGAGATCGTCGGCGTCAACCCGGAGGTCGGCCACGAGCAGATGGCCGGGCTGAACGTGGTGCACGGCTTCGGGCAGGCGCTGTGGCAGGGCAAGCTGTTCCACGTCGACCTCAACGGCCAGCGCGGCCCCCGCTTCGACCAGGACCTGGTCTTCGGCCACGGGGACGTGCTGTCCTCGTTCTTCCTGGTCGACCTGCTCGAACACGGCGGCTACGACGGCCCGCGCCACTTCGACTACAAGCCGCTGCGCACCGAGAACATGGACGGCGTGTGGGAGAGCGCGGCCGCGAACATGCGCAGCTACCTCATCTTCGCCGAGCGCTCGCGTGCCTTCCGCGCCGATCCCGAGGTGCAGGAGGCGCTGGCCGCCGCGCTGGTGCCGGAGCTGGCGGTGCCCACGCTGAACGAGGGCGAGACCGCCGCCGACCTGCTCGCCGACCGGTCCGCGTTCGAGGACTTCGACCCGGACAAGGCAGCGGAGCGTGGTTACGGCTTCGTGCGGCTCGCCCAGCTGGCGCTGGACCATCTCACCGGAGCTCGCTGACCGCTCACGTAGGGTAGGCGGATGCGCTCGCCCGAGGAACTCGCCGCCCGTACCGAACGAGCCACCCGCGCCGCCGCTGACGCGGCGCGGG
Coding sequences within:
- the xylA gene encoding xylose isomerase, which encodes MTQAPTREDKFSFGLWTVGWQANDMFGSASRPPLDAVEAVHRLSELGAWGITFHDDDLIPFGSADDERERRLKRFRAALAETGMVVPTVTTNLFSHPIFKDGGLTSNDRAVRRFALRKVMRNMELAAELGASTYVLWGGREGAETDAAKDIKAAMDRYREGIDFLAQYVLDQGLGLRLALEPKPNEPRGDILLPTVGHALAFISTLQNHEIVGVNPEVGHEQMAGLNVVHGFGQALWQGKLFHVDLNGQRGPRFDQDLVFGHGDVLSSFFLVDLLEHGGYDGPRHFDYKPLRTENMDGVWESAAANMRSYLIFAERSRAFRADPEVQEALAAALVPELAVPTLNEGETAADLLADRSAFEDFDPDKAAERGYGFVRLAQLALDHLTGAR